The Muntiacus reevesi chromosome 10, mMunRee1.1, whole genome shotgun sequence genome has a segment encoding these proteins:
- the CNTFR gene encoding ciliary neurotrophic factor receptor subunit alpha yields the protein MAAPVPWACCAVLAAAAAVVYAQRHSPQETPHVQYERLGSDVTLPCGTASWDAAVTWRVNGTDLAPDLLNGSQLVLRSLELGHSGLYACFHRDSWHLHHQILLHVGLPPREPVLSCRSNTYPKGFYCTWHLPTPTYIPNTFNVTVLHGSKVMVCEKDPAVKNRCHIRYMHLFSTVKYKVSISVSNALGHNATAITFDEFTIVKPDPPENVVARPVPSNPRRLEVTWQTPSTWPDPESFPLKFFLRYRPLILDQWQHVELSDGTAHTITDAYAGKEYIIQVAAKDNEIGTWSDWSVAAHATPWTEEPRHLTTEAQAPETTTSTTSSLAPPPTTKICDPGELGSGGAPSAPSFVSVPVTLALAAAAATASRLLI from the exons aGACGCCCCACGTGCAGTACGAGCGCCTGGGCTCGGACGTGACTCTGCCGTGCGGCACCGCCAGCTGGGATGCAGCGGTGACGTGGCGGGTGAACGGCACAGACCTGGCCCCCGACCTGCTCAACGGCTCCCAGCTCGTGCTCCGGAGCCTGGAGCTGGGCCACAGCGGCCTCTACGCCTGCTTCCACCGCGACTCCTGGCACCTGCACCACCAGATCCTCCTCCATGTGGGCT tgCCGCCGCGGGAGCCCGTGCTCAGCTGCCGCTCCAACACTTATCCCAAGGGCTTCTACTGCACCTGGCATCTGCCCACTCCCACCTACATCCCCAACACCTTCAATGTGACCGTGCT GCACGGCTCCAAAGTGATGGTCTGTGAGAAGGACCCGGCCGTCAAGAACCGCTGCCACATCCGCTACATGCACCTGTTCTCCACCGTCAAGTACAAGGTCTCGATAAGTGTCAGCAATGCCCTGGGCCACAATGCCACAGCCATCACCTTCGATGAGTTCACCATCG TGAAGCCTGACCCTCCGGAAAACGTGGTAGCCCGGCCGGTGCCCAGCAACCCCCGCCGGCTCGAAGTGACGTGGCAGACCCCGTCGACCTGGCCCGACCCTGAGTCCTTTCCTCTCAAGTTCTTCCTGCGCTATCGACCCCTCATCCTGGACCAGTGGCAGCAT GTGGAGCTGTCAGACGGAACGGCACACACCATCACGGACGCCTACGCCGGCAAGGAGTACATCATCCAGGTGGCGGCCAAGGACAACGAGATTGGGACGTGGAGCGACTGGAGCGTGGCTGCCCACGCCAcgccctggacggaggagccgcgACACCTGACCACTGAGGCCCAGGCCCCCG AGACCACGACCAGCACCACCAGCTCACTGGCACCCCCGCCCACCACGAAGATCTGTGACCCCGGCGAGCTGGGCAGCGGCGGGGCGCCCTCAGCGCCCTCCTTCGTCAGTGTCCCGGTTACCCtggccctggctgctgctgccgccACTGCCAGCCGCCTCCTGATCTG A